The Candidatus Obscuribacterales bacterium DNA segment GCAAACATGTTTTCATCGCTTCAGATGATCTGGAATTCGAAGAAAGCAGCATGCCGCCTTATTCTGTAGTACGTACAGTAAATATAAGCAATGAACCAATGAGTTCACCAGATGCGCGAGTAGTGGTACCGCTTACTCAACGTTTGCCATATCAAATTGAGCAGTCACTTACACCAAACAAACTGACACTGAAAATATTTGGCGCCACAGCAGACACTGATTGGATTATTCCAACTCCCGGCTCGACAGTCGATGACCTAATTGACCGAGTCACTTGGAGCCAAAGAACAGACAAGCTCTACGAACTCACAGTGAATCTAAGACAAAAACGCCAATGGGGATTCTGGGTCTCTTACGAAGATAATAACCTTGTTCTCCACATAAAATCCGCTCCCAAAATCGGTCCCAACTTAAACGGACTAACAATTTGCATTGATCCCGGGCATGGTGGCAACGAATCAGGTTCGATCGGTCCCAATGGCGTCAAAGAAGGCGAAATAAACTTCGCCATTGCATCCAAGCTAATACCGTTGCTGCAAGAAGCCGGCGCCAAAGTAATTACAACAAGACCAACTGAAACAGACGGTCCGTCATTGCAAGAGCGCGTAGCAATTGCCATCAACAACAAATGCGATCTACTTCTGTCTATTCACAACAATGCTCTGCCGGATGGACGTGATCCCATTGCAGAACATGGCACATCGTCCTATTACTATCACCCACAATCGCAAGAGCTTGCTCGCGTATTGAAAGACAATGCCCTTAAGAAACTATCGTTTCCAGACCGCGGTGTCTTTTACCAAAACCTGGCACTTTGTCGTCCCAGTCAAATGCCTGCCGTACTCGTCGAAGTCGGCTTCATGATAAACCCCGATGAGTTCTCGCAGCTCAGCCGTCCTGAAATTCAAGACAAAGCAGCCCATGGCCTTCTAAACGGCATCAAGCAATATTTGCAGTCTGATTAGAACAGTTAGAACAAGATTCTTAGATCTGTCTTGCCGGCAATGGTCCTAATGGATCCTGACGGAACATCTTCTCGAGTTCAGACCGGTATTTTAAATTCGTTAGAGCTTCTTGAGAGTAAAGCTCATCTTCGATGTAACTTGTTTCGCGACCCTGTAGCTCTTCAATGCGCTTCATTAAGCTAACCGGCAGTTGCCCGGTAGCGCCGTTATCCCCTTGCATCCTATCCCCGATTCTAGCCAAATAACCACACCTAACACTCAAAGTGTAGTAAATACAGGCAAAAGAACAAGTATTGACTTTCGCTTGAAAGCCGCTCCATGCCGTAATTATCGGCCTCTCGATCATAAAAAGATCACACAAGTCAAGCAGACTATTGCCGTCCCATATAAACCCGTATGCGAAAACGCTCGAATTGCATATATAATGAAGCCAAGAGATAAGGAGTTGAGCCATGCACCTGAAGATGCGACTCGAAGGACTTTGCGATACGCGGGCTTGGACCAAGTTGCACTTTGCCGACGGCACATCCCTTACAGGTCGCGTGCTACGGGTCGGACAAGACTATATTGAACTCGAGTGTTATGGCGACGCCGACAGGCCAGGCAACAGAGATTACGCAAAGCATTTAGTTCCTCTACAACTGGTTAAATTCATTACCGTTGAATCAACGAATTTTGCCGAAGCGGAACGTCGCAGGCTCAATTACCTTTCGGAAGCTGAAAGCGCACCGGAAAGCTTGCCCGATCTGGAAAAGTAATTACTTAGTTAGACTTGCGCAGCTTTGCGCTTCTTAAAGGCAACCCAGTCGGCTCTATTTTCTTGTCGAGCGCGGCCAACAGCAAGGCATTCATCAGGTACGTCTTTGGTAACCACAGTACCGGCTGCCACTACGGCATCTTTGCCGATAGTCGCTGGAGCAACAATCACCGAATTGCTGCCGGTTGAAGCACCGTCTTTAATAACAGTACGGTTTTTCGTTTTGGAAATATGGTCATAGTTAGCGGTAATTGTGCCGGCACCGATATTGGCATTGTGACCAATTTCAGCATCCCCCACATAACTCAAGTGCGAGACATTTGTTTTCTTGCCCACATTTGTCTTTTTCAATTCGACAAAATTACCAATGCGGGACATATCACCAACGGAGCTGTTAAATCGGATATGGGCAAATGGACCAACTCGGCAATCAGATCCAATTTCCGAATCCGTAATTAGAGATTGAATGACGGCTGTGTTGTCGCCAACTTTTACGATACCATTCATTGTTGTGTGTGGTCCGACACTGCAATTGTTTCCAATTTGAATGTCACCTTCGAGGAAACACCCAGGCAATATTGTTGTATCCGATCCAATTTTTACTTCAGGTGATATCCATGTAGAGTCAGGATCAACAATTGTCACACCGTGTTCTAGAGAAAGCTCGTTGAGTACTCTGTCGCGCAAAAGCGAGCCCGCTTCCTGCAACTCAATGCGTGAGTTGATTCCGCCTACTTCCTTCCAATCGGAAGCAATGGCTGACGCCATCTTTAATTTTTCCGAAACGGCCCAGCCGATTAGATCAGTCAGGTAATACTCGCCTTGTTTGTTGTCGTTTTTCAGCCCTGTTAGCCCTGGTTTTATTTCCGGCCACTGGAAGCAATAAATTGCCGGATTTATTTCCTTAATCTGTTTTTGCTCTTCGCTTGCATCTTTGTCTTCGACAATTTTTTGAATGCGCCCTTGTCCATCCCTGACAATGCGTCCATAACTTTTAGCATCGGGCACAACTGTTGTAAGCAAACTAACGACAGCTTTATCGTCTTTGTGCGCAGCTAATAAGTTGCCTAATGTCTTGCTTGTAAGAAGTGGTGTGTCGCCACAAGCAACAAGCACGGTGCCGTTGAATGTAGCCAACGCCGGTGCCACCATTGATAGTGCATGACCTGTGCCCAACTGCGGCTTTTGCAAATGAGTTGACCAAGGGGTTTTTGGTGGATTGCTTTCCAAATAGGCTTGTACGTCATCCGCTTTATGCCCGACGACGATATGAATGTGTTCCAGATTTAGTCCATCAAGAGCAGACAACACTCTTGCCAAAATGGTCTTGCCCAATACCTGGTGCAGCACCTTGGGAAGCTCCGACTTCATGCGCTTACCAAGTCCGGCCGCTAAGACCACTGCTCGAGTATTTTGACCGCCCTTTGTCATAAGGCTTTTTCCTTTGCTTTTCTCTGTCCAATTGACTTTACACTATTTGCATCGAGAACTTCAGCAATCTTTGATGACTTGGAAAGTTCAAGCACTAGTTCATCTAAAACCTTTTTGCCGCCGACAGGATTGACGTGCACTGTGTCTAGAAAGTCATCGGCAACAAAGAGGCTCTTGTTGGAAAGATCAACATAGGTGGCGCCGTATTTCTCAGCATAAAACGCCAGGTCTGACTGATAGCGCTTGAATAATGTCGTGGGAATTAGTTCTCTATTTGTCTCAGTGATAGGCATATTTACAACAACTACTGCAATATCCTTTTGCCTGGCTGCTTCCAGCAAATGCCCTAGTCTTTCCAATTCCTGCTCATAGCGCAAGTGATTGGGCGGATTATAGCGACGCTTGTAGTCTTCGATGTGCCAGGCTTCGTATCTGGCTTTCGTCGGACATATGTGTTCATTGGCATCTTTTACCACTGCAACCGGAATGCCTCCACTTGTATTAGTCTCGGCTTTTGAATTGGCAGCAACTGTCGGTCTAATCAAGTCCTTTGTCAGTTCAGAGAAATACAACGACCAATCTGCACGCTTGCGATAGCAATTGGACGATGATTCAAGCATAAGTTCGCGTATGGTATCAGTGGAAAAACTGTTTGGTAGATTTCCTGATAATGACGGCCAGTCAGCCAGCGCGTTGAAGGCAGGCGTGCGCCCAATCTCCGGCACCAGATTATCCATGAAGTCGCGCGGACCAAAACCAATCACCATTAGCTTTGGTTTCTTCTTCAGTTCAAGTACTTTGGAAAAAATCAAAGAGGCATCCGATGGCATGCAAGCGGCACTGGTGAAATTGAAAACGGATACTTTGTGATTAATGAGATCGCTCAGCTGTTTTTCTAGATAGACTCCGCGGCAATAAGCTTGAAAGGTACTGAGATGATGTTTGAGAGCATCATTATCGGCCTCTGTTTGCGGCTGCCACTGGTTATCACAATAGCGAATGGCGGCCATCGGCAAAGATGAGCCAAGCACTAAGACATCAGGAGCATTCGGCAGGCGGCGCAAACAGTCGGCTTTGTAGGCAAGCGCTTCTTGCGTTAGCTGATTGGGGCGCTGCTTTTCGTGGGCTATGTCGGCTAGAGGAACTAAGCCCTGAGCAAATATTTCCACTGCAGCAAGCAGCAGAAGCATCCAGAGAAGGGTGCTTTTGGCTAATCTCACACTCAGCTTGGCAACCACCCGACAACCGCTCCAGACGACGATATTCAGCCACTTAGTGACCTGATCTTATAACTCTCCCAATTCTCCACAACTACATAAAATAAGTCCTTAGAATTCGCATCCTAAGGGCTTAATTTCTACTTCAATTTAAGTGTCCGCAGTGTTGGTGCTGCCCCAACGAGCTCGATCCCTCGTGCTCCTCTACTGGAGTTTCTGCGATAACGGGCGTCCGACCTTCTTTGTACACTGGTTAAGTACTGGTAAGTCGAACATTTAATATTTCCTTTATATCTGCGCAGTGATGCTATGTTGGATGAAGGTGCTTCAAGGCAACTCAACCAACAAGTAATTGACAAGATGGGAAGAGGCTCAAATTTGTTCCGGCAGACTACTCTACTAACGCTAACACTGTCGACGGTGGCAGGTCTATTTTCTTTGAACAATGCAGCGCAAGCACAGTTTCGTTCTTACGCCACACAGCCGGCACCCTCGCGAGGACAAGCCGTTCAATATGGCGGTGGAGTTGTCTATCCGGAATTCAAAAATCGCATGGGCAGCATTCGCTGGATCAAAGATCAAATGCCATTGAAAGTCTATGTTTCCAACGGCAAAGCAATAGACGGTTTTATTGATCCGGAACTTGCCGCACCCTATGTAAATGTGAACAATCTCGATAACTGGCCAGATGTAGTTGCCTGGATATTGGAAGATCCGCAAAGAGTAGCTCAATTGCCTACAGCCGAGGGATTTGTTCCAGAGCACTATCAGGCAGCTTTACAAGGCATCAACATGTGGAAACCCTTTGAAAAAGAAGGACTTTTTTCCTATCAAATAACAAACGACCCAACTGATGCTGATATACACGTATTTTTCATCAATCATTTTGTCGACAAGCTAGGCCTTGGTCTTTTTGCCGGCGACATCCGCGGCTATACGGCAAAACGCTGTTTTCCCTTGAAGCAAATAATGGCCGGCGGGCATGCCAATTTCAAACCGGTGGTTGTTATTCTGAGAACTCTTGATACCACAGGTGTGCCTATGCCGTTTAACAAAATGAAAGCATCTGCCGGTCACGAGTTCGGTCATGCACTTGGAATTGACGGTCACTCAACTAATTCAAATGACTTGATGAGCGGGTATTATGGTCGAGGTGTTCTATCAACCAATGATGCCGCCACAATACGTTACCTCTATCATTTGACACCGGATCTAATACCATGAGCCAATCATTACGACGAGCAAATCTCGAGCCGGATAAGAAAGAATCAAATCCACTGGCGGCAC contains these protein-coding regions:
- a CDS encoding N-acetylmuramoyl-L-alanine amidase, which gives rise to MKRALWLAITLSLVSTACVRTSAVQTLAQAQKPAAVESPEDRVLNENGIIVAYPRGTAEIDAPSTFLIGTCKSKTGLTVNGSPVHLNADGYFAHVVPLAYGVNKFVFSRADNSGKVSLTVLRKSPAKALPESPLKIDRQSIKPAESLGVSAGDMVELSVRATPKSQVTAHLANRAIKLNAPNPNINNGQNTSYGVAYQNHSANVRDLYTSFYRIQAEDHFHDLRPRIVLAKGNAHIEDTSENKITVVDQPRLAHTLHDDTIVRFGPSLARSTPLAQGVRLLVDGWQGKNMRCLLSPGKHVFIASDDLEFEESSMPPYSVVRTVNISNEPMSSPDARVVVPLTQRLPYQIEQSLTPNKLTLKIFGATADTDWIIPTPGSTVDDLIDRVTWSQRTDKLYELTVNLRQKRQWGFWVSYEDNNLVLHIKSAPKIGPNLNGLTICIDPGHGGNESGSIGPNGVKEGEINFAIASKLIPLLQEAGAKVITTRPTETDGPSLQERVAIAINNKCDLLLSIHNNALPDGRDPIAEHGTSSYYYHPQSQELARVLKDNALKKLSFPDRGVFYQNLALCRPSQMPAVLVEVGFMINPDEFSQLSRPEIQDKAAHGLLNGIKQYLQSD
- the glmU gene encoding bifunctional UDP-N-acetylglucosamine diphosphorylase/glucosamine-1-phosphate N-acetyltransferase GlmU, whose amino-acid sequence is MTKGGQNTRAVVLAAGLGKRMKSELPKVLHQVLGKTILARVLSALDGLNLEHIHIVVGHKADDVQAYLESNPPKTPWSTHLQKPQLGTGHALSMVAPALATFNGTVLVACGDTPLLTSKTLGNLLAAHKDDKAVVSLLTTVVPDAKSYGRIVRDGQGRIQKIVEDKDASEEQKQIKEINPAIYCFQWPEIKPGLTGLKNDNKQGEYYLTDLIGWAVSEKLKMASAIASDWKEVGGINSRIELQEAGSLLRDRVLNELSLEHGVTIVDPDSTWISPEVKIGSDTTILPGCFLEGDIQIGNNCSVGPHTTMNGIVKVGDNTAVIQSLITDSEIGSDCRVGPFAHIRFNSSVGDMSRIGNFVELKKTNVGKKTNVSHLSYVGDAEIGHNANIGAGTITANYDHISKTKNRTVIKDGASTGSNSVIVAPATIGKDAVVAAGTVVTKDVPDECLAVGRARQENRADWVAFKKRKAAQV
- a CDS encoding matrixin family metalloprotease; translated protein: MLDEGASRQLNQQVIDKMGRGSNLFRQTTLLTLTLSTVAGLFSLNNAAQAQFRSYATQPAPSRGQAVQYGGGVVYPEFKNRMGSIRWIKDQMPLKVYVSNGKAIDGFIDPELAAPYVNVNNLDNWPDVVAWILEDPQRVAQLPTAEGFVPEHYQAALQGINMWKPFEKEGLFSYQITNDPTDADIHVFFINHFVDKLGLGLFAGDIRGYTAKRCFPLKQIMAGGHANFKPVVVILRTLDTTGVPMPFNKMKASAGHEFGHALGIDGHSTNSNDLMSGYYGRGVLSTNDAATIRYLYHLTPDLIP